One stretch of Corvus moneduloides isolate bCorMon1 chromosome 16, bCorMon1.pri, whole genome shotgun sequence DNA includes these proteins:
- the VWA3A gene encoding von Willebrand factor A domain-containing protein 3A isoform X5 yields the protein MDEQLCYKKQLYCLSFSTEISPLWESPKTINVHVLHEARQWIQELEPGRGCNLLKALRHVLTMKELNSLVLIVGSCPDQSFEILCDYAQQCMLGRKLQIHTVTYDCSNPVSLAVLKNLAEAVRGRYHCYSSSGEKFDSSDFHLLLQESQKAKDLLNSIKQTFQRRVGGLLSSKTAAVSTTFASTAPSSFFPKPPKHKGPLVIQTPGILAKTSADWLKTYGLKAKKLDLYQVLAPNAFSPVEDFVPILKKTVSSTLHEKVMMQFEWYDGTVKNIHVDLPVLYNYQKILAKMVRIYEKRIDWLSVASRRIWGSVCERRVVILVDISATNSTYISHIQHSLRLLLEEQMSNKDYFNIIAFGSDIVPWQQELLPSQPENLEKAWRWVLRLECKGSRNFLSALRRAVEVDFKDKDKHKSQGLYLLATGIPDQETHTISAYVAEVCRGFDLQLHVCLFSAVKGTDSSGVIPARYATPRETASAFKEIVQAANGRFHWFGEAGIFESDDIASIISEMEKAKNYSQKCAFLVESLKQRSVNQSVTPLTPRGDSNVLTKKEKKKPQKVPSPKPTAVLKDVKGNHGAERNTPVRVLAWRPPSAKAGIPPAQRAKEWPQTENKGKHKPRKQPELSVSVFYTDEGRSVGTVYQKYPKAKCIRKSVSSVTLPEEEEISSSKEWLSKYSIKKLKLELPRLMFGPGCTHQKKTVESLHKKVSAKYCSIFPSAEINGVVKHLQFHPRELEIYTEQLGKVLQRYIQRMQWLLSGSRRLFGTILEANVCVLIDTSGSMDPYLPPITKELTSLIWEQLRKNEVRFNLVRFAENTESWKEYLVEATDETCHDAVQWASTCHAHGNSCMLAALQKAFSFQGVEALYLLTDGKPDTSCSLILKETGRLRKKQDIKIHTISFSCADREAVEFLKKLASQTGGRFHCSSGGEDGQLAAHRILTEGLDDEDDPVFPYFEGDDLKKLTQEVAKARSFLKQAKSWRLLLEKWKTSQKDSSSFQKSAQD from the exons ATGGATGAACAGCTTTGTTATAAGAAGCAATTGTACTGCCTCTCATTCAGTACAGAAATTTCACCACTGTGGGAGAGTCCAAAAACCATCAATGTTCATGT GCTACATGAAGCAAGACAGTGGATACAAGAGCTGGAGCCTGGTCGAGGCTGCAATTTGCTGAAAGCTTTGAGGCATGTCCTCACGATGAAAGAACTGAATTCCTTGGTTCTTATTGTAGGAAGCTG cCCTGATCAGTCTTTTGAAATATTATGTGATTATGCTCAGCAGTGTATGCTGGGGAGAAAACTGCAGATTCACACTGTTACATATGATTGCAGCAACCCTGTTTCTCTG GCAGTTCTAAAGAACCTTGCAGAAGCTGTAAGAGGCCGTTACCATTGCTACTCTTCCAGCGGAGAG AAATTCGATAGCAGTGATTTTCATCTACTACTTCAGGAATCCCAGAAGGCTAAGGACCTACTCAACAGCATCAAACAGACTTTTCAAAGAAGAGTTGGTGGCTTGCTTAGTAGTAAAACAGCAGCT GTTTCCACAACATTTGCAAGTACAGCACCTTCCAGCTTCTTCCCAAAGCCTCCAAAGCACAAAGGACCATTAGTTATTCAAACACCAGGCATCCTGGCCAAAACCTCAGCAGACTGGTTAAAGACATATGGATTGAAAG CTAAAAAGTTAGACCTTTATCAAGTTTTGGCTCCCAATGCTTTCTCTCCTGTGGAAGATTTTGTAcctattcttaaaaaaacagtaTCATCAACTCTACATGAG AAAGTGATGATGCAGTTTGAATGGTATGATGGAACTGTGAAAAATATCCATGTTGACCTGCCAGTATTGTACAACTATCAG AAAATCCTTGCTAAAATGGTAAGAATCTATGAGAAACGAATTGACTGGCTGTCTGTTGCTAGCAGAAGAATATGGGGAAGTGTTTGTGAAAGAAg GGTGGTTATACTTGTTGATATATCAGCAACAAACTCTACCTACATTTCTCATATCCAACATTCTTTGCGACTTTTACTTGAGGAACAAATGTCAAACAAGGATTATTTCAATATTATAGC ATTTGGGAGTGACATTGTGCCTTGGCAGCAGGAACTGCTTCCTTCCCAACCAGAAAACTTAGAAAAGGCTTGGAG GTGGGTGTTGAGGTTGGAGTGCAAGGGCAGCAGAAATTTCTTGAGTGCACTCAGGAGAGCTGTGGAAGTTGACTTCAAAGACAAAGACAAACACAAATCACAGGGACTCTACCTGCTGGCTACTGGAATACCTGATCAGGAAACA CACACAATCAGTGCTTACGTGGCTGAGGTTTGCAGAGGTTTTGATTTACAGCTCCATGTCTGTCTGTTCAGTGCAGTGAAGGGCACTGACTCCAGCGGGGTTATTCCAGCCCGCTACGCTACCCCAAGGGAAACTGCCagtgcttttaaagaaattgtgCAGGCAGCCAACGGGAGGTTTCACTGGTTTGGAGAAGCAG GTATTTTTGAAAGTGATGATATTGCCAGTATTAtatctgaaatggaaaaagcaaagaactACTCCCAAAAG TGTGCATTCCTAGTGGAGTCCTTAAAGCAACGCTCAGTGAATCAGTCTGTGACACCCCTTACACCACGAGGAGACTCAAATGTGCTtacaaagaaggagaaaaaaaagccacagaaggTGCCATCTCCTAAACCCACAGCT GTGCTTAAGGATGTTAAAGGCAACCATGGTGCAGAGAGAAACACTCCTGTAAGAGTCCTGGCATGGCGTCCTCCTAGTGCCAAAGCAGGAATTCCACCTG CACAAAGAGCAAAAGAATGGCCTCAGACTGAGAATAAAGGAAAGCACAAACCAAGGAAGCAACCAGAGCTTTCTGTGTCTGTATTTTACACTGATGAAGGAAGAAGTGTGG GTACAGTATATCAGAAGTATCCAAAGGCAAAGTGCATAAGAAAATCTGTTTCCTCTGTCACATtgccagaggaagaggaaatctCTTCAAGCAAAGAg TGGCTGAGCAAGTACAGTATTAAAAAACTTAAACTGGAATTGCCCAGACTGATGTTTGGTCCAGGCTGTACCCACCAGAAGAAAACTGTGGAGTCTCTGCACAAGAAAGTATCAGCAAAATACTGTTCCATCTTCCCCAGTGCAGAAATCAAT GGGGTGGTGAAGCATCTGCAGTTCCACCCCAGAGAACTGGAAATCTACACAGAACAACTGGGGAAGGTGTTGCAGCGTTATATCCAGAGAATGCAGTGGCTTCTCTCAG GCAGCCGAAGATTGTTTGGTACCATTTTAGAAGCAAATGTCTGTGTTTTGATTGATACATCTGGTTCCATGGACCCATATTTGCCACCCATCACAAAAGAACTTACCTCCCTTATCTGggaacagctgagaaaaaatgAAGTCAG GTTTAACCTGGTGAGATttgcagaaaatacagagagTTGGAAAGAGTATCTTGTAGAGGCAACTGATGAAACCTGCCATGATGCTGTGCAGTGGGCTTCCACATGCCATGCTCATGGCAACTCCTGCATGCTTGCAGCTTTACAG aaggCTTTCAGTTTCCAAGGTGTAGAGGCACTGTATCTATTGACTGATGGGAAACCAGACACCAGTTGCAgtctgattttgaaagaaactgGAAGactgagaaagaaacaagataTTAAAATCCACACCATTTCTTTTAGCTGTGCAGACAG AGAAGCTGTAGAATTCCTCAAGAAGCTTGCTTCCCAAACAGGAGGGCGCTTCCACTGCAGTTCTGGAGGTGAAGATGGACAATTAGCAGCACACAGAATATTGACAGAGGGGCTGGATGATGAAGAT GATCCAGTTTTCCCTTACTTTGAAGGAGATGATTTAAAGAAACTTACTCAAGAAGTAGCAAAAGCTCGAAGTTTTTTAAAGCAGGCAAAATCTTGGAG aTTATTGCTTGAAAAATGGAAGACAAGCCAAAAGGACAGTTCTAGCTTTCAGAAAAGTGCTCAG GATTAA
- the VWA3A gene encoding von Willebrand factor A domain-containing protein 3A isoform X1: MDTHVRKMAWLLDNDQYLEKTGLTKCHLQGDCPPWQDFAVPHLGPDNGLLEKHTSKTQDVLRGEMKKTQSQKVQTTEEWIRNYSLESLQLTFEYLCSRNSGNGVEEMEFTEETVTDFESRISEVIELYQHRIQWLLQDSRKVFGVIKGNKVGLLVDVSHLSYGPRLLDFQKNLLCLMDEQLCYKKQLYCLSFSTEISPLWESPKTINVHVLHEARQWIQELEPGRGCNLLKALRHVLTMKELNSLVLIVGSCPDQSFEILCDYAQQCMLGRKLQIHTVTYDCSNPVSLAVLKNLAEAVRGRYHCYSSSGEKFDSSDFHLLLQESQKAKDLLNSIKQTFQRRVGGLLSSKTAAVSTTFASTAPSSFFPKPPKHKGPLVIQTPGILAKTSADWLKTYGLKAKKLDLYQVLAPNAFSPVEDFVPILKKTVSSTLHEKVMMQFEWYDGTVKNIHVDLPVLYNYQKILAKMVRIYEKRIDWLSVASRRIWGSVCERRVVILVDISATNSTYISHIQHSLRLLLEEQMSNKDYFNIIAFGSDIVPWQQELLPSQPENLEKAWRWVLRLECKGSRNFLSALRRAVEVDFKDKDKHKSQGLYLLATGIPDQETHTISAYVAEVCRGFDLQLHVCLFSAVKGTDSSGVIPARYATPRETASAFKEIVQAANGRFHWFGEAGIFESDDIASIISEMEKAKNYSQKCAFLVESLKQRSVNQSVTPLTPRGDSNVLTKKEKKKPQKVPSPKPTAVLKDVKGNHGAERNTPVRVLAWRPPSAKAGIPPAQRAKEWPQTENKGKHKPRKQPELSVSVFYTDEGRSVGTVYQKYPKAKCIRKSVSSVTLPEEEEISSSKEWLSKYSIKKLKLELPRLMFGPGCTHQKKTVESLHKKVSAKYCSIFPSAEINGVVKHLQFHPRELEIYTEQLGKVLQRYIQRMQWLLSGSRRLFGTILEANVCVLIDTSGSMDPYLPPITKELTSLIWEQLRKNEVRFNLVRFAENTESWKEYLVEATDETCHDAVQWASTCHAHGNSCMLAALQAFSFQGVEALYLLTDGKPDTSCSLILKETGRLRKKQDIKIHTISFSCADREAVEFLKKLASQTGGRFHCSSGGEDGQLAAHRILTEGLDDEDDPVFPYFEGDDLKKLTQEVAKARSFLKQAKSWRLLLEKWKTSQKDSSSFQKSAQD; encoded by the exons GTTGACAAAATGCCATCTACAGGGTGATTGTCCACCATGGCAAGATTTTGCTGTGCCTCATCTAGGACCAGATAATGGATTGCTGGAAAAACATACCAGCAAGACACAAGACGTGCTG agaggagaaatgaagaaaacacagtCTCAAAAGGTGCAAACAACAGAAGAATGGATAAGAAACTACAGTTTGGAATCCTTGCAATTAACATTCGAGTATCTG TGCTCCAGGAATTCAGGGAATGGTGTTGAAGAGATGGAGTTTACAGAGGAGACCGTTACCGATTTTGAATCCAGAATTTCTGA AGTGATTGAACTCTATCAGCACCGAATTCAGTGGCTGTTGCAGGACAGCAGAAAG GTGTTTGGCgttataaaaggaaataaagttgGACTTTTGGTTGATGTGTCTCATTTGAGTTATGGACCTAGACTACTGGATTTTCAGAAGAACCTTTTG tgCTTAATGGATGAACAGCTTTGTTATAAGAAGCAATTGTACTGCCTCTCATTCAGTACAGAAATTTCACCACTGTGGGAGAGTCCAAAAACCATCAATGTTCATGT GCTACATGAAGCAAGACAGTGGATACAAGAGCTGGAGCCTGGTCGAGGCTGCAATTTGCTGAAAGCTTTGAGGCATGTCCTCACGATGAAAGAACTGAATTCCTTGGTTCTTATTGTAGGAAGCTG cCCTGATCAGTCTTTTGAAATATTATGTGATTATGCTCAGCAGTGTATGCTGGGGAGAAAACTGCAGATTCACACTGTTACATATGATTGCAGCAACCCTGTTTCTCTG GCAGTTCTAAAGAACCTTGCAGAAGCTGTAAGAGGCCGTTACCATTGCTACTCTTCCAGCGGAGAG AAATTCGATAGCAGTGATTTTCATCTACTACTTCAGGAATCCCAGAAGGCTAAGGACCTACTCAACAGCATCAAACAGACTTTTCAAAGAAGAGTTGGTGGCTTGCTTAGTAGTAAAACAGCAGCT GTTTCCACAACATTTGCAAGTACAGCACCTTCCAGCTTCTTCCCAAAGCCTCCAAAGCACAAAGGACCATTAGTTATTCAAACACCAGGCATCCTGGCCAAAACCTCAGCAGACTGGTTAAAGACATATGGATTGAAAG CTAAAAAGTTAGACCTTTATCAAGTTTTGGCTCCCAATGCTTTCTCTCCTGTGGAAGATTTTGTAcctattcttaaaaaaacagtaTCATCAACTCTACATGAG AAAGTGATGATGCAGTTTGAATGGTATGATGGAACTGTGAAAAATATCCATGTTGACCTGCCAGTATTGTACAACTATCAG AAAATCCTTGCTAAAATGGTAAGAATCTATGAGAAACGAATTGACTGGCTGTCTGTTGCTAGCAGAAGAATATGGGGAAGTGTTTGTGAAAGAAg GGTGGTTATACTTGTTGATATATCAGCAACAAACTCTACCTACATTTCTCATATCCAACATTCTTTGCGACTTTTACTTGAGGAACAAATGTCAAACAAGGATTATTTCAATATTATAGC ATTTGGGAGTGACATTGTGCCTTGGCAGCAGGAACTGCTTCCTTCCCAACCAGAAAACTTAGAAAAGGCTTGGAG GTGGGTGTTGAGGTTGGAGTGCAAGGGCAGCAGAAATTTCTTGAGTGCACTCAGGAGAGCTGTGGAAGTTGACTTCAAAGACAAAGACAAACACAAATCACAGGGACTCTACCTGCTGGCTACTGGAATACCTGATCAGGAAACA CACACAATCAGTGCTTACGTGGCTGAGGTTTGCAGAGGTTTTGATTTACAGCTCCATGTCTGTCTGTTCAGTGCAGTGAAGGGCACTGACTCCAGCGGGGTTATTCCAGCCCGCTACGCTACCCCAAGGGAAACTGCCagtgcttttaaagaaattgtgCAGGCAGCCAACGGGAGGTTTCACTGGTTTGGAGAAGCAG GTATTTTTGAAAGTGATGATATTGCCAGTATTAtatctgaaatggaaaaagcaaagaactACTCCCAAAAG TGTGCATTCCTAGTGGAGTCCTTAAAGCAACGCTCAGTGAATCAGTCTGTGACACCCCTTACACCACGAGGAGACTCAAATGTGCTtacaaagaaggagaaaaaaaagccacagaaggTGCCATCTCCTAAACCCACAGCT GTGCTTAAGGATGTTAAAGGCAACCATGGTGCAGAGAGAAACACTCCTGTAAGAGTCCTGGCATGGCGTCCTCCTAGTGCCAAAGCAGGAATTCCACCTG CACAAAGAGCAAAAGAATGGCCTCAGACTGAGAATAAAGGAAAGCACAAACCAAGGAAGCAACCAGAGCTTTCTGTGTCTGTATTTTACACTGATGAAGGAAGAAGTGTGG GTACAGTATATCAGAAGTATCCAAAGGCAAAGTGCATAAGAAAATCTGTTTCCTCTGTCACATtgccagaggaagaggaaatctCTTCAAGCAAAGAg TGGCTGAGCAAGTACAGTATTAAAAAACTTAAACTGGAATTGCCCAGACTGATGTTTGGTCCAGGCTGTACCCACCAGAAGAAAACTGTGGAGTCTCTGCACAAGAAAGTATCAGCAAAATACTGTTCCATCTTCCCCAGTGCAGAAATCAAT GGGGTGGTGAAGCATCTGCAGTTCCACCCCAGAGAACTGGAAATCTACACAGAACAACTGGGGAAGGTGTTGCAGCGTTATATCCAGAGAATGCAGTGGCTTCTCTCAG GCAGCCGAAGATTGTTTGGTACCATTTTAGAAGCAAATGTCTGTGTTTTGATTGATACATCTGGTTCCATGGACCCATATTTGCCACCCATCACAAAAGAACTTACCTCCCTTATCTGggaacagctgagaaaaaatgAAGTCAG GTTTAACCTGGTGAGATttgcagaaaatacagagagTTGGAAAGAGTATCTTGTAGAGGCAACTGATGAAACCTGCCATGATGCTGTGCAGTGGGCTTCCACATGCCATGCTCATGGCAACTCCTGCATGCTTGCAGCTTTACAG gCTTTCAGTTTCCAAGGTGTAGAGGCACTGTATCTATTGACTGATGGGAAACCAGACACCAGTTGCAgtctgattttgaaagaaactgGAAGactgagaaagaaacaagataTTAAAATCCACACCATTTCTTTTAGCTGTGCAGACAG AGAAGCTGTAGAATTCCTCAAGAAGCTTGCTTCCCAAACAGGAGGGCGCTTCCACTGCAGTTCTGGAGGTGAAGATGGACAATTAGCAGCACACAGAATATTGACAGAGGGGCTGGATGATGAAGAT GATCCAGTTTTCCCTTACTTTGAAGGAGATGATTTAAAGAAACTTACTCAAGAAGTAGCAAAAGCTCGAAGTTTTTTAAAGCAGGCAAAATCTTGGAG aTTATTGCTTGAAAAATGGAAGACAAGCCAAAAGGACAGTTCTAGCTTTCAGAAAAGTGCTCAG GATTAA